The segment TAGCTCATCGAGGCGAAGACGGGTAGATCGCAGACTTTCTTAGCCGCTTTGACGGCGGCGGCTGCTTCGTTCGGATCCATCATCGTCTCTATGAATATCAGATCTACACCGCCCTGAGCTAAAGCTCTAATCTGCTGCGAGAAGATCTCGATCATATCGGATTCCGTTAGCATCCCTATGGGCTCCATGAATTCGCCCGTGGGGCCGACGTCACCGGCAACATAGACCTTTCTCTCCGCTTTGGAGGCCTCATCGACCGCTATCTGGGCCAGATCCCTGTTAAGCTGCTCCACTTCAGAACCCAGGCCGTATTTCTCAAGCTTCGGTCTGCTTCCGCCAAAGGTATTCGTCAGTATTATATCTGCACCGGCTTCGATATATTCGCTGTGAACCCTTCTCAGCGATTCCTCATGCTCCACTCCCCACTTCTCAGGGGGATCGCCGGTGGTATAGCCGAAGGATTGAAGCATCGTGCCCATGGCGCCATCACACACCAAAACCTCTCCGGAGTTAAGCCTGCTCAGCAATTCCACCTTCAACTTTTCACTCCTTGCTGTTTTTATATGGTATCAAAAAAACGGTGGAAACGGTCTCCTTTCCCTCCTAGCCTTCAGATCCTTCAAAGCAGCCCTCAGCCTTTTTATCCTCCTATAAGTTATAAATCCCAAAACCCCCAGAACCACTACCAGGAAGATATGATAGTAAAAGGGGGTGTTTTGGTTGGAGTTATACCACTTAATGACCGGCCAGAGGAAAAGGATAGATAGAACTATGATGATGGTTTCCCATTTTTCGCTCTTTCGCACGGGGACATCCCCTTTTGAAGGACTAAACCTCCAACCTTCCCTCGCGGAAGGCCTTGATGTATTCCATACAGAATTCATCTCGCCCTAAAAGGGCCTCGACAGCACAGGCGGCGGCCATAAGATGTCGATCGGTGGGATCGGGTATCGCTGAATCCAGTCCCTTGAGCATCGCCATGACGAGGAAAGTCCTGTTTATCAGCCTCCTGTTGGGCAGGCCATATGAGATGTTGCTCAACCCACAGATGATGTGGGATTGAGGAAGCCTCTCCCTTATACTGCCAACTGCATCCAAGAAGGCGATCCCCTGTATGCTATCGGAGCTGACAGGTTGAACTATAGGATCGAAGAAGACATCCGCCATCGGTATCTCGCAATCCTCTATCAGTCCGGCCAGCTTCTCGGCGATGGAAACTCTGGAGTGGGCGTCTCGAGGCACCCCCGACTCGTCCATCGTCAAAGCCACTATCTTGCAGCCGTGCTCTTTGACCAGCGGCAGTATCGCTTCGGCCCTATCCCTTTCGGCCGTGACGGAGTTTATGATGGGCACGC is part of the Candidatus Poribacteria bacterium genome and harbors:
- a CDS encoding homocysteine S-methyltransferase family protein; translation: MKVELLSRLNSGEVLVCDGAMGTMLQSFGYTTGDPPEKWGVEHEESLRRVHSEYIEAGADIILTNTFGGSRPKLEKYGLGSEVEQLNRDLAQIAVDEASKAERKVYVAGDVGPTGEFMEPIGMLTESDMIEIFSQQIRALAQGGVDLIFIETMMDPNEAAAAVKAAKKVCDLPVFASMS
- a CDS encoding methyltetrahydrofolate cobalamin methyltransferase codes for the protein MIIIGELINTSRKRIARAVEERDAGYISKVARRQASAGAHYIDVNCGTRLEREIDDLPWLVEIVQDAVDLPVCIDSPRPEAIEAALKVNRKGVPIINSVTAERDRAEAILPLVKEHGCKIVALTMDESGVPRDAHSRVSIAEKLAGLIEDCEIPMADVFFDPIVQPVSSDSIQGIAFLDAVGSIRERLPQSHIICGLSNISYGLPNRRLINRTFLVMAMLKGLDSAIPDPTDRHLMAAACAVEALLGRDEFCMEYIKAFREGRLEV